The Oceanispirochaeta sp. M1 sequence AGCTTGGAACGTCTTACTTTTCCACATCTAATTACATCAATTTTTTCAATTTTAGGTGAGTGAATGGGGAAAATTCTCTCCACTCCGACACCATAGGAAATCTTACGAACAGTAACTGTTCTGTTGATTCCTGTATTGTTCAATGCAATAACGAGTCCTTCATAAATCTGAATTCTTTCGTTTTTACCTTCGATAATCTTAAAGTGTACCTTGATGGTATCACCAATTCTGAAGTTCTCAGCGTTATCCTTTAACTGTTCAGCTTCAACAGCGCGAATAATATCCATTACTTCATCCTCCTGTCAAATTCTACTTCATCCAGTAAATCCGGACGGTTTTTAATAGTTTTTTCCAAACGTCTTTCATGCCGCCATTTTACAATTTTAGCATGATGTCCGGATAGTA is a genomic window containing:
- the rplS gene encoding 50S ribosomal protein L19 codes for the protein MDIIRAVEAEQLKDNAENFRIGDTIKVHFKIIEGKNERIQIYEGLVIALNNTGINRTVTVRKISYGVGVERIFPIHSPKIEKIDVIRCGKVRRSKLYYIRDRVGKAAKVKELIKRKSATKAN